The sequence TCACCAACGTCTTCAACTTCGACAACACCGTGGGCTTCTCGCCGGCCACCTACGCCATCGTCCGCTACGACCTGGAAAACGACCGCCCGCTGCGCGACGCCAAAGGCTTCATGGAAAAGGTCGGCAAGGGCGAGTCAGGCCTGCTGATCAGCGAGATCAGCGACAAGTGGCCGTTCGACGGCTACACCGACCCGGCCAAGACCCAGGCAGTGATCTTCCGCGACGTGTTCAAGAAGGGTGACGCCTGGTTCAACACCGGCGACCTGATGCGCGACCTGGGCTTCAAGCACACGCAGTTCGTCGACCGCCTGGGCGACACCTTCCGCTGGAAGGGCGAGAACGTCTCGACCACCGAGGTCGAGAACGTCCTCGGGGCCGTCCACGGGGTGGAAGACGCGGTGGTCTATGGCGTGGAGATTCCCGGCACCGACGGCCGCTGCGGCATGGCCGCGCTGCGCCTGGCGCCGGGCGAGGCACTGGACGGCGCGCTGCTGGCCGAACACCTCGACCGCGAACTGCCGGCGTATGCGGTACCGCTGTTCTTGCGCCTACTGCAGCAGGTCGAGACCACCGGCACCTTCAAGTACAAGAAAGCCGACCTGAAGACCGCCGCCTTCGACCCGCAACAGGTTGGCGAAGCGCTCTTCGTCCGCCTGCCCGGCGAGGCCGACTACCGGCCGCTGGATAGCGCGCTGTTCGAGTCGATCCGCCGGGGTGAGCTGCGCTTCTAAAGGCGTAGCGCTCTCGTAGGAGCGAGCTTGCTCGCGAAGGGTGCTTGCCGGATGCACTGGCGCCTGGGATTAGCCGCCCTCTCCCCAACCCTCTCCCGCAAGCGGGAGAGGGAGCCGTTCGGCGCGAACGTCAGGGTCGGCGCTATCCCGTAGGAGCGGATCTTATCCGCGAAACTCTCCAAACCAATGCCTCCTGTAGGAGCGCGCCATGCGCGCGATCGCGGACAAGGTCCGCTCCTACAGGGGGATGGTTCTGCTAGATCGCGTCAGTTACGGAACTGGAACTGCAGTTCGGCGCCGCGGATATCCGAATGCCAGTTGTCCTCGTTGGGATCGACGCGCTCGCCGCGCTCGCGCTGGATCAGGCGGCCGCCGACCTGGAAGGGGCTTTCCTGCTTAGATTTGTCCTCGAACATCGGCGGCAGCAGCGGCTTCTCCACCGTCTTCAGCTCTTCGAGGTCGGCGTCCAGGCCATGCAGCACGTCCTGGGGAAGGCGCAGGTCCAGCTTGGAATGCGCCCCTGCGCGGTGTACGTCGGGGACGTTCTCCGGTGCGCCCTTGTTCTTCGCCGTCGCAACCGGCAGGCGTGCCGGCGCCAGCGGTTTGCCCAGCGGCGCAGTTTCGGCCTTGACCTTGGGCTTGGGCACCGGCTCGTGCGGCACTTCCTGCGGCTCGACGGACGACGCCACAGCCGCGGGCGCAGCTACCGGCGCAGCAGCCGGTGCCACTACCGGAGCGGGCGTCGCGGCAGCCGTCGGCGCCTTGCTCGGCGCAGCCTTGTCGGCCTCGCCGCAGGCGCTCAGCAGCAGGGGTATCAGGGTCAGCAGGACGAGTCGGTGCAGCATCGTAAGAAGGCAATTGGCCACGGGCGCGCCATCCTCGCCTCAGTCGACCGACAAGACAAGAGGCCCAGGTCAAAATTTGATCGATTCCGACGGGCGCGGGCCTCTTTTTCAGCATTCATTCAGGCTGGGCCTGCAGACGCTTCAACTCCTTGTCGATATCCAGCTGCGGATAACGCTGCCGCAGGCTCGTGCGCAACTGCTGCGCAGCCGCAGCGTCGCCTTGCCGTTGCAGCTCCAGCAGACGACGCAGGTCGGTTTCCGGCTCGGCCGCTTCCGCCTTGCGCTTGGCGGCTGGTGCGGCCAGGTCCTGAACACTGGCGCTTTCGGCCAACACCTTGCGCTCCTCGGTTTGCGGAGCACTGGCCGCCGGCGCGGAATACAGCGCCGGCGTCTGCGGCATCGCCTGGCGCTGCATGCTTGGGGCTACTGCCGGAGCCGGCGCGTCGAAGCGCGGCGGTGCCTGCTCGTAGGTGCGCAGGGTCAGGTTCACGCCGATGCCCAAAGTCGCCAGACCCGCCAGGGCCACCGACCAGCGTTGCGGGCTGCCAAACAACCATTGTCGAACGCGCAGCCAGACGCTCGGGCGTTGCGGTACTGCGGCGCGTGCCGCGGCCAGGATGCGGGCATCCAGTTGCGCCGAGGGCTGGGCGTCGCTGTGCCGGCGGAAATGCTCGAGCAAGGCCTCTTCTTCGGCGTCCGGCCGTTGCGGATGGCGATTCATGGGGACACCTCCTCGGTCGCCGCCGGGTCGGCGAGCAACCGGCGCAGTTTCTGCATCGCGTAACGCAGGCGGCTCTTTACCGTCTCGGCGGGCGTGCGGGTCAGTTCGGCGATTTCCTGCAGCTCCAGGTCGCCATGGGCGCGCAGCAGGAACACCTCGCGCTGTTCGCCGGGCAGGGCCTCCAGCGCCTGCTGCAGGCGCTCGCGGTCGCGGCTCAGGCTCAGCTGCTGCAGTGGGTCTTCGGCCTCGCCCGGCACGGCGTCGCCATGCACCTGTTCGTCGAAGGCCTCCTGCTGTTCACTGCGCCGGCCGTTGCGCCGCCAGTGGTCGATCAGGCGATTGCGGCCGATCTGGTAGAGCCAGGTGCGGAAACTCGCGCGCCCCTCCGGCTCGCTGGCGCTGCGGATCAGGCTCATCCAGGTTTCCTGGAACACCTCGTCGGCCTGGGCGCTGTCGCCGCACAGGCCGCAGAGGAAGCGGTAGAGGCCGAGGCGATGGCGCTCATAGAGCGTGGCGAAGGCCTCGGCATCGCCCTGTCGGTAGCGCCGCAACAGGACGGCGTCGTCTGCATCCATGATCAAGTCAGGGGTTCCGTGCCAGTGGGGTCTGCAGGCTGCGCGCCAGCTCGACGAGCTGGACGAATTCGCCGCGCAGGCCATAAGGATCGTCGCCGCGCGCGCTCCTGGCCAGGGCCAGCGTGTCGTTCATGCCGAAATCACCGGTGTAGCGCCCACCGCTCAACTGCTGGGCGAACGCCGCCACCGCAGCGGCGAAGCGCAGGTCGTCGCTGGCCTTGGCCAGATCAGGCGCAGTGCCGGAAGCGGCGACCGGACGTTCGACGAGATGACTGGGCCCGCCCTCCGGCGCCTGCCAGCGCACTCGCAGCCAGGCCAGCTCGTCAGCTTTGCCTGAGGCCTTTTCGCTCGCCTGATAGCGCAGCGGGTCGAGCCAGCCCTTCTCGCCTTTCGGGACGATTTCGTACAGCGCGGTGACCGTATGCCCGGCGCCGATCTCGCCGGCATCGACCTGGTCGTTGTTGAAGTCCTCGCGCTTGAGCGCGCGGTTCTCGTACCCCAGCAGGCGGTACTCGCTGACCTGCGCCGGGTTGAATTCGAGCTGGATTTTCACGTTCTTCGCCAGTACCGCGAGGGTCGAACTGAGCTGGTCGACCAACACTTTGCGCGCCTCGCGCAGGTTGTCGATGTAGGCGTAGTTGCCGTCGCCGGCATCGGCCAGCTGCTCCATCAGGCGCTCGTTGTAGTTGTCCACGCCGAAGCCCAGGGTGGTCAGCGAAACACCGCTGCGGCGCTTCTCCGCGGCCATCTGCTTGAGCGTCTCGAAGTCGCTGACGCCGACGTTGAAGTCGCCGTCGGTGGCCAGCAGGATGCGGTTGATGCCCTTGTCGACGAAGCCCTGCTGCACCATGCGGTAGGCCAGTTCGATGCCGGCCGCGCCGGCCGTGGAACCGCCGGCCTGGAGCTGCTCGATGGCGGCGCGGATCTTCGCCTTGTCCTTGCCCGACGTGGGCTCCAGCACCACCCGCGACTCGCCGGCATAGACCACCAGGGAAACCTTGTCCTGCGGCCGCAGCTGATCGACCAGCAGCTTCAGCGTGCCCTTCACCAGCGGCAGGCCTTCGCGGCGATCCATGGAGCCGGAAACATCCACCAGGAACACCAGGTTGGCCGGCGGCAGCTGCTCGATGCTGCGCTCGCTGGCCTTGATGCCGACGCGCAACAGCCGGGTGTGCGGATTCCACGGCGAAGACGCCAGCTCGGTGGTGATACCGAAGGGGCTGTCGTCGCCGGGCGGGGCGTAGCTGTAGGGGAAGTAGTTGAGCATCTCATCCAGGCGCACCGCGCCCTGCGGCGGCAGGCGGCCTTCGTTGAGGATGCGCCGGACGTTGGCGTAGCTGCCGGTGTCCACGTCGATGCTGAAGGTCGACACCGGCGCCTCGGCGACGCTGTGTATCGGATTCTGCGCGAGGTTCTGGTACTGCTCGCGCTCCTCGTCGCGGTAGCCAGGCGGCTGCGGTTCCGGCGCACTCGGCATGGCATAGCTCTCCATCAGAGGCGCAGCGGCCGGTGCAGCGAGCTTGGCTTTCACTTCGGCTTCACGGACCTGGTCCTGGCTCGCCAAAGGCGCGACCTCGGGCTTGTCGGCGCGTGCGGCCTGCTCCGGGCTGGACTGGCCGCAACCACCGATGGCCAGC is a genomic window of Pseudomonas knackmussii B13 containing:
- a CDS encoding RNA polymerase sigma factor gives rise to the protein MDADDAVLLRRYRQGDAEAFATLYERHRLGLYRFLCGLCGDSAQADEVFQETWMSLIRSASEPEGRASFRTWLYQIGRNRLIDHWRRNGRRSEQQEAFDEQVHGDAVPGEAEDPLQQLSLSRDRERLQQALEALPGEQREVFLLRAHGDLELQEIAELTRTPAETVKSRLRYAMQKLRRLLADPAATEEVSP
- a CDS encoding vWA domain-containing protein, whose protein sequence is MSLPAIPLRPVAIGLLLAIGGCGQSSPEQAARADKPEVAPLASQDQVREAEVKAKLAAPAAAPLMESYAMPSAPEPQPPGYRDEEREQYQNLAQNPIHSVAEAPVSTFSIDVDTGSYANVRRILNEGRLPPQGAVRLDEMLNYFPYSYAPPGDDSPFGITTELASSPWNPHTRLLRVGIKASERSIEQLPPANLVFLVDVSGSMDRREGLPLVKGTLKLLVDQLRPQDKVSLVVYAGESRVVLEPTSGKDKAKIRAAIEQLQAGGSTAGAAGIELAYRMVQQGFVDKGINRILLATDGDFNVGVSDFETLKQMAAEKRRSGVSLTTLGFGVDNYNERLMEQLADAGDGNYAYIDNLREARKVLVDQLSSTLAVLAKNVKIQLEFNPAQVSEYRLLGYENRALKREDFNNDQVDAGEIGAGHTVTALYEIVPKGEKGWLDPLRYQASEKASGKADELAWLRVRWQAPEGGPSHLVERPVAASGTAPDLAKASDDLRFAAAVAAFAQQLSGGRYTGDFGMNDTLALARSARGDDPYGLRGEFVQLVELARSLQTPLARNP